ACGGTTGGAGCGCCGCCGTTCGCTGCGGCAGGCGGTTGATCAGTCAATTTCACATTTAGAAAAAACCGAAAACGCCAAGTTGCTCGACAGCACCTTCGAGACCGCCTACAGCATGGTCTCATCGCCCGAAGCGCGCGAGGCGTTTGATCTGACCAAAGAATCCGACAATATGCGCGACCGCTACGGGCGCAACAAGTTCGGGCAGGGCTGCCTGTTGGCGCGGCGTTTGATCGAACGCGGCGTTCGCTTTGTGACCGTGAATATGTTCGAGACGGTGTTTAATGAAATCACCTGGGATATCCACGGCTCAGCGCCGTTCAGCCCGATTGAATGTTACAAAGACTTGGTCGGCCCCATGTTTGACCACGGCTACAGCGCGTTGCTGCAAGACCTCAGCGACCGCGGCATGTTAGACGACACCATGGTGGTCGCGATGGGGGAATTTGGCCGCACGCCCAAGATCAACCCCGCAGGCGGACGCGACCATTGGCCGCAATGCTGGTCGATTTTGTTCGCAGGCGGCGGCGTTCAGGGCGGGCAAGCGGTGGGGGCGACCGATGCGATTGGCTCTGCGCCGATAGACCGTCCCACCACGCCCGCCGAAGTGGTGGCCACCGTCTATCACAGCCTGGGCGTTGATCTTGAGCATATATTGACTGCGCCGGGCGGGCGGATTTTTCCGGTGGTGGATTTCGGCGTAAAACCAATACACGAATTGTTTTCTTAATACAGCATTTACTTCGTTATTTTTGACGTAATGGGAAAAAATAGGATGTTAAATCGAACCGGTTTTGCCGTGACGGCTATCGTTGTATTGACGCAATTCTGCTTTGCTGCGCCGCTCACTCTTTTTCCAAAGACAATTCACCTAAGCCATGCCGATGACCGCCAACAATTGCTGGTTCTCGAAATGGACGCAGAGCGCAGCGTCGCCGATTGGACGCGGGAGGCGCAGTTGGTTGTTGAAGACCCAAATGTCGCCCGCGTCGAAGACGGCGTGATTGTTCCCGTCGGCGATGGGCAGTCGGTGGTGCGTGTTGAGGTTGGTGGTCAAACTGTAACAGCGACAGTGGTTGTGACGGGGACTCACGAGCCGCATGTGTGGAGTTTCGCCCATGACGTGCAACCCGCTATGACCAAAATCGGTTGCAACGCCGGGGCGTGTCACGGCGCGGCGGCAGGCAAGAACGGGTTTAAACTTTCTCTGCGCGGTTATGATCTGGCGCACGACCACAACGTGTTGACGCGGCAGGCGAAGGGGCGGCGAATATTAATATCCGAACCAGATAACAGTTTGTTGTTGCAAAAGCCGGTTGGAGACGTCCCGCATGGCGGCGGCAGGCTGATGCGGCGTGAATCAGCGGAATACCGCATCATCAAAGAATGGATCGCCGACAAAGCGCCGACGCCGCCCGCAGATGAAAAACAACTGACGGGAATCGACGTGTTCCCTAAGCGGGTGCGAATGAACGCGGGCGAACAACAGCAACTCATTGTAATCGCCCGTTTTGACGACGGCTCGCAAAAAGACGCGACCCCTTGGAGCAAGTATGAAACCACCAACGACGGCGTTGCGGTAATTGACGGCGCCGGGTTGGCGACCATCCAGCGCAGCGGCTCGGCGGCGTTGACAGTTTGGTATAACGGTATGGTGGCGTTCTCCAGCGTTGAGGTTCCCTACGAAGAAGAATTGAGCGATGAAGTGTTCGCCCAAGCCGAACGACGCAATTTCATCGACGAAAAAATCCTCGATCAATTGCAGGCGTTGCGCATCGGGCCGTCTGGTCCGTGCAGCGACGCCGAGTTCGTGCGCCGCGCCTATTTAGACGCCATCGGCGTCTTGCCCACGCAGCGCGAGATCGTTGCATTTGTGATGGACGCCGACCCCGATAAACGCGAACGGCTGGTAAACGAACTGGTCGAGCGCGAGGAATTCGTCGATCTGTGGTCATACAAATGGAGCGACCTGTTGCTGGTTTCGACCAACAATTCCGGCTTGAACAATCGAGAAGCGGCGCTGGCTTATTACCGCTTTATCCGTGACAGCGTCAAGCAAAACATCGGCTGGAACGAATTTGTTGAGCGCATCATTACCGCCCAGGGCAGTACGCTCGACAACGGCGCAGCGAATTATTTTGTTCTTCATAAAGAAACGACTGAACTGGTTGAGACGACCTCGAAAGCGTTTATGGGCTTGTCGATCACCTGTGCGCGATGCCACAACCACCCGATGGAAAAATGGACGCAGAACGATTACTACGGCATGGGCAATCTGCTGGCCCGGGTGCGTCTCAAAAACGGCGACCGGGCGGGAGAAACCTTTGTGCGCTCGGGATCGTCGGGCGACATGATTCATCCCCTCTACGGCAAGCCGTTGCCGCCCAAGCCGCTCGACAGCGAAGCCATTTCGTTAGACGCCGACAATCGCCGCGCCTATCTGGCGGAATGGCTGACCTCGCCGGAGAACCCGTACTTCGCCCGCGCGATTGTCAACCGGGTGTGGAAACACTTCATGGGCGCTGGCCTGGTGGAGCCGGAAGACGACTTGCGTTTGACCAATCCACCCAGCAATGAAGCCTTGTTCACCGCGTTGGAAAAAGATTTTGTAGCGCATGAGTATGATGTGAAGCATTTGGTCCAAACCATTATGGATTCTGCGGCGTACCAGCGTTCGTCAAAACCAGAGTGGGGCAACGACGGCGACCTACGGAACTATTCGCGCTATTTCCCCCGGCGGCTTTCGGCGGAAATCATTCTTGACGCTTACTCCTCCGTCACCGGGGCGGACACCCAATTCGCCGGGTACCCGCAAGGCTGG
This genomic interval from Candidatus Hinthialibacter antarcticus contains the following:
- a CDS encoding DUF1501 domain-containing protein is translated as MLRVDAEKAVEFCDGMKRRDFIHAGALSMMGLGLPQYVAAKEAGAVDAKKDRNCIFLFLVGGPSQLDTFDMKPDAPAEIRGPYKPINTNADFQVSEIFPKVAKVADKFAIVRSMYHQAAGVHDTGHQMMQTGRLFQNGLEQPHAGCVYGYLKGTRNNLPAHVIVPRPIGPTGGNMPHGQNAGFLGKEYDPFIVNANPADEHFQVPDLLPPDYISAVRLERRRSLRQAVDQSISHLEKTENAKLLDSTFETAYSMVSSPEAREAFDLTKESDNMRDRYGRNKFGQGCLLARRLIERGVRFVTVNMFETVFNEITWDIHGSAPFSPIECYKDLVGPMFDHGYSALLQDLSDRGMLDDTMVVAMGEFGRTPKINPAGGRDHWPQCWSILFAGGGVQGGQAVGATDAIGSAPIDRPTTPAEVVATVYHSLGVDLEHILTAPGGRIFPVVDFGVKPIHELFS
- a CDS encoding DUF1549 and DUF1553 domain-containing protein — translated: MLNRTGFAVTAIVVLTQFCFAAPLTLFPKTIHLSHADDRQQLLVLEMDAERSVADWTREAQLVVEDPNVARVEDGVIVPVGDGQSVVRVEVGGQTVTATVVVTGTHEPHVWSFAHDVQPAMTKIGCNAGACHGAAAGKNGFKLSLRGYDLAHDHNVLTRQAKGRRILISEPDNSLLLQKPVGDVPHGGGRLMRRESAEYRIIKEWIADKAPTPPADEKQLTGIDVFPKRVRMNAGEQQQLIVIARFDDGSQKDATPWSKYETTNDGVAVIDGAGLATIQRSGSAALTVWYNGMVAFSSVEVPYEEELSDEVFAQAERRNFIDEKILDQLQALRIGPSGPCSDAEFVRRAYLDAIGVLPTQREIVAFVMDADPDKRERLVNELVEREEFVDLWSYKWSDLLLVSTNNSGLNNREAALAYYRFIRDSVKQNIGWNEFVERIITAQGSTLDNGAANYFVLHKETTELVETTSKAFMGLSITCARCHNHPMEKWTQNDYYGMGNLLARVRLKNGDRAGETFVRSGSSGDMIHPLYGKPLPPKPLDSEAISLDADNRRAYLAEWLTSPENPYFARAIVNRVWKHFMGAGLVEPEDDLRLTNPPSNEALFTALEKDFVAHEYDVKHLVQTIMDSAAYQRSSKPEWGNDGDLRNYSRYFPRRLSAEIILDAYSSVTGADTQFAGYPQGWRALQLPDANAASQFLATFGRPERKQTCSCERDSTPTLAQALHISNGNTLNEKLQRDGNFIDQFLDGGGTLDDFIFDLYLQALCRTPSRAEKAAVIEAVMNGGDWDGMERKEKRLALEDAAWAVLSGKEFLFNH